From one Candidatus Chlorobium masyuteum genomic stretch:
- a CDS encoding Hsp20/alpha crystallin family protein, which produces MSLKLYGRDPLRMFEDVFNDKVSPFFSSMVAPSFKVDISEDENAINIEADLPGVKKEDVKVSMDDDVLCITAERTQNEEEKKKGYHRIERSWGSLSRSFTVGENINADKIEASYDNGVLKIVLPKSEPKPKTGKEISIK; this is translated from the coding sequence ATGTCACTCAAACTGTATGGACGGGATCCGCTGAGAATGTTTGAGGATGTTTTCAACGACAAGGTGTCACCTTTTTTCTCTTCTATGGTTGCCCCCTCCTTCAAGGTTGATATCAGTGAGGATGAGAATGCCATCAATATTGAGGCTGATCTTCCGGGTGTGAAAAAAGAGGATGTAAAGGTCTCAATGGATGATGATGTGCTTTGCATCACTGCTGAAAGAACCCAGAATGAAGAGGAGAAGAAAAAGGGATATCATCGCATTGAACGTTCGTGGGGAAGCCTGAGCAGGAGTTTTACCGTAGGAGAGAACATCAATGCTGACAAAATCGAGGCATCCTATGATAATGGTGTGCTGAAGATCGTTCTCCCCAAGTCGGAACCGAAGCCCAAAACCGGCAAGGAGATTTCCATCAAATAG
- the trxB gene encoding thioredoxin-disulfide reductase, translating into MEREVRDIVIMGTGPAGYTAAIYTGRSNLKPLIIEGMQPGGQLMITTEIENFPGFPEGIRGPELMSKMREQAAKFGAEFLAGSVTEVDLSRSPFSLQLEDGRELFTHALIVATGACAKWLGIESEDRYRGKGVSACATCDGFFFRDSKVFVIGGGDTAMEEALYLTKFASEVVLVHRREEFRSSKIMSLRVQKNPKIRMLLNEVVDEILGDGMQVTGIRLKNVKTGELVEHSCDGVFLAIGHSPNTALFKGQLDLDDYGYIMTKKSSSETSVAGVFACGDVQDFNYRQAVTAVGTGCMAAVDTERFLETIR; encoded by the coding sequence ATGGAAAGAGAAGTGCGTGATATCGTTATCATGGGCACCGGGCCTGCGGGATATACGGCGGCAATCTACACCGGAAGATCCAATCTCAAGCCGCTTATTATTGAAGGTATGCAGCCGGGCGGTCAGCTCATGATCACCACCGAAATCGAGAATTTCCCCGGTTTTCCCGAAGGGATCCGCGGACCTGAACTGATGTCGAAAATGCGTGAGCAGGCAGCAAAGTTCGGCGCGGAATTTCTTGCAGGGAGCGTGACCGAGGTTGATCTTTCCAGAAGCCCCTTCTCTCTTCAGCTTGAAGACGGTCGTGAACTCTTTACCCACGCACTCATTGTTGCAACCGGGGCCTGTGCCAAATGGCTCGGTATCGAGTCGGAAGACCGCTATCGCGGCAAGGGTGTTTCTGCCTGCGCAACCTGTGACGGATTTTTTTTCCGTGACAGCAAGGTTTTTGTGATCGGTGGCGGTGATACGGCCATGGAAGAGGCGCTCTACCTTACAAAATTTGCCTCGGAAGTCGTGCTTGTTCATCGTCGGGAAGAGTTCCGGTCATCAAAAATCATGAGTCTGAGAGTTCAAAAGAATCCAAAAATCAGGATGCTGCTCAATGAGGTCGTTGATGAAATTCTCGGAGATGGCATGCAGGTAACCGGGATCCGTCTGAAAAACGTCAAGACCGGCGAACTTGTTGAGCACTCATGTGACGGGGTGTTTCTGGCTATCGGTCACTCTCCGAATACCGCTTTGTTCAAGGGGCAGCTTGATCTTGATGACTACGGATATATCATGACCAAAAAATCATCATCGGAAACCAGTGTGGCCGGTGTTTTTGCCTGCGGTGATGTTCAGGACTTTAACTACCGCCAGGCTGTTACAGCCGTAGGAACCGGCTGCATGGCAGCGGTTGATACCGAGCGCTTTCTTGAAACCATACGCTGA
- the bchE gene encoding magnesium-protoporphyrin IX monomethyl ester anaerobic oxidative cyclase, producing MKILMVQPNYHSGGAEIAGNWTPSWVAYIGGALKQAGFDQVRFVDAMADNLEDDQIEEIIRKNKPDVVMATNITPSIFKAQDIMKVAKKVDPKIRTIMGGIHSTFMYPQVLSEAPETDYVVRGEGEEVTVNLIREIAAGTDRENRANITGIAYLDDEGKVFATAAHPVIEDLDTLTPDWSLYDWDKYIYTPLNCRLAVPNFARGCPFTCTFCSQWQFWRRYRARSPKLFVDEIEVLVKKYNVGFFILADEEPTINKQKFVSLCQELIDRKLNVSWGINTRVTDIMRDADLLPFFRKAGLVHVSLGTEAASQMNLNRFRKETTIEENKYAIKLLQKNGIVAEAQFVMGLEHETPETIEETYQLCKDWDPDMANWTIYTPWPFSDLFKELGDRVEVRDYSKYNFVTPIIKPDNMEREDVLKGVLKSYARFYARKTFFSYPWIKDPYVRKYMLGCLKAFAQTTITKRFYDIDRVKTKNNKIEIDLGFDKSRILTQNEVKNLKELRPEMVADMSFGLKEAGYQREHDEHNWDEFDETTIKDRTSSTVRNC from the coding sequence ATGAAAATACTGATGGTTCAGCCAAATTATCATTCAGGTGGAGCTGAAATTGCAGGTAACTGGACGCCAAGCTGGGTCGCCTATATCGGCGGCGCCCTGAAACAGGCAGGATTTGACCAGGTGCGCTTCGTTGACGCCATGGCCGACAATCTTGAAGACGATCAGATTGAAGAGATCATCAGAAAAAACAAGCCTGATGTTGTGATGGCCACCAATATTACCCCATCTATCTTCAAGGCACAGGATATCATGAAGGTCGCCAAAAAGGTCGACCCGAAGATCAGAACCATCATGGGTGGTATTCATTCCACCTTCATGTACCCGCAGGTACTGAGCGAGGCACCGGAAACCGACTACGTGGTACGAGGTGAAGGCGAAGAGGTAACCGTCAACCTCATCAGAGAGATTGCCGCCGGTACCGACAGAGAGAACCGTGCAAACATCACCGGTATCGCCTATCTTGATGACGAGGGCAAGGTGTTTGCAACCGCAGCACATCCGGTAATCGAGGACCTCGATACCCTTACCCCCGACTGGAGTCTCTACGACTGGGATAAATATATCTACACCCCGCTCAACTGCCGTCTTGCTGTACCGAACTTCGCAAGAGGATGTCCCTTTACCTGTACCTTCTGCTCACAGTGGCAGTTCTGGCGCCGGTACCGTGCACGCAGCCCGAAACTTTTTGTTGACGAAATCGAGGTGCTGGTCAAAAAATATAACGTTGGATTTTTTATCCTTGCCGACGAAGAGCCGACCATCAACAAGCAGAAGTTCGTTTCACTCTGTCAGGAGTTGATCGACCGCAAACTCAACGTCTCCTGGGGTATCAACACCCGCGTGACCGACATCATGCGTGATGCCGACCTGCTTCCCTTCTTCCGCAAGGCGGGCCTTGTGCACGTCTCGCTTGGAACCGAGGCTGCAAGCCAGATGAACCTGAACCGGTTCCGTAAAGAGACAACCATTGAGGAGAACAAGTATGCCATCAAACTGCTTCAGAAAAACGGTATTGTAGCCGAAGCGCAGTTTGTGATGGGACTTGAGCATGAAACTCCCGAGACCATTGAGGAGACCTACCAGCTCTGCAAGGACTGGGATCCCGATATGGCAAACTGGACCATCTACACTCCATGGCCATTCTCCGATCTGTTCAAGGAACTTGGCGACAGGGTTGAGGTTCGCGACTACTCCAAGTATAACTTCGTTACGCCGATCATCAAGCCGGATAACATGGAGCGTGAAGATGTGCTCAAGGGCGTTCTGAAATCGTATGCACGGTTCTATGCCCGCAAAACCTTCTTCAGCTACCCCTGGATCAAGGACCCCTATGTGCGCAAGTACATGCTCGGATGCCTGAAGGCTTTTGCGCAAACCACCATTACCAAGCGTTTCTACGATATCGACCGCGTCAAGACCAAGAACAACAAGATTGAAATCGATCTTGGATTTGACAAGTCAAGAATCCTGACACAGAATGAGGTCAAAAACCTCAAGGAACTGCGTCCGGAGATGGTTGCCGACATGAGCTTCGGTCTCAAGGAGGCTGGCTATCAGCGTGAGCATGACGAGCATAACTGGGATGAGTTCGATGAAACCACCATCAAGGACCGCACCTCATCAACCGTGCGCAACTGCTGA
- a CDS encoding magnesium chelatase subunit H produces MRFVFLTMEATNNSTLKAAAGELNRKFQLDLEVSVFSLGLHNSVKLWETLETALPNADFVFGSMLFSEDIVRPLEKMLNTLSCPVCMITSNPALVSQTRLGRFSLRKQKKDESKETGIFQQWAAKLKPKQSHGESQRQLALVRSVSKIMKHIPGKARDIHTFIAAHQFWLNGSQENLERFLSLLVDRYAPGWKGKLPQEDPLFYPDAAICHPEAPEPFFTASKFLDWQQKKRPELKLGPVAILAMRSTVLSKNTAHLDALVRSFERKGINSFIAYSGGLDFRPALEQFFNPETPGSLKPSLLVNATGFSLVGGPAETKAAEAVAVLKKLDIPCFNLIPLSFQPIEQWRESMLGLTPLQTALSVAVPELDGTIEPQVYAGTETGSEQTVPLVQEIEIISRRVQRLLKLQQSPLADKKIAVVLFNFPPNLGNAGTAAYLNVFESLHRLLLEMNAAGYTVEVPESAEALKDLLLEGNRLIYGTDGNVEAHLPLEEYRRLFPAYERIEPFWGDAPGEILNDKVRFHILGCSLGNIFIGQQPSFGYERDPMRLLMAKDAAPNHAFSAFYTWLEHVFNADAVLHFGTHGALEFMPGKQTGLSAACWPKQLIGSLPNFYCYSVNNPSEGAIAKRRGFATLLSYLSPPLEHAGLYKDLRKLKDLAAAFRTASSDELLLEIRELAAALELDTAVNESETGEYITRLQSELYTIEERMIPLGLHIMGEAQAPNSLIDHLTLLSAHSRPELDGISLNELICRHLHYDFHQLQDLMGSDRDAQVKWQEVSAIAREAVRLFIGHLDPENHPDLPIARLLEGSLAVRITDADNYLRRETGIKPAELHRLWHFLNTVLIHLADNRELKAVLHALEGKFTPPSPGNDLVRNPEIVPTGRNIHSLDPYTIPSSFAQQSGKRLAEELLLHYREESGELPESIALILWGTDNLKSDGEGIAQALSLMGVKTKTDELGKISDVELIPLSELGRPRIDVVITISGIFRDLLSLQVRLLDRAARMAAAADEPEEMNFIRKHVLAEMQESACSFEEASNRVYSNAPGSYGANVNHLVESSSWEEENQLADAFVSRKSFAVTPAGEWQECPQALRAALKHVTLTFQNIDSYEIGISDIDHYYEYLGGVSKTVEQLSKAKPKVMVGDINGTGKKQRICSLEKMVSLEARTKLLNPKWYDAMLEHGYEGVREIESHLSNTYGWSATASAVKNWTYDQFSETFLQDKAMLERLTALNPHATISMTRRLLEAHSRGFWEADEGTIEELQELYADLETRIEGAHQ; encoded by the coding sequence ATGCGTTTTGTATTTCTGACCATGGAAGCCACCAATAACAGCACCCTCAAAGCGGCTGCCGGTGAGCTTAACAGGAAGTTCCAACTCGATCTGGAGGTTTCAGTCTTCAGTCTCGGACTCCATAACAGCGTTAAACTCTGGGAAACGCTTGAAACAGCCTTGCCAAATGCCGATTTCGTGTTTGGTTCAATGCTCTTCAGCGAGGATATTGTTCGACCCCTCGAAAAGATGCTGAACACACTCTCATGCCCGGTGTGCATGATAACAAGCAATCCCGCCCTGGTTTCCCAGACCAGGCTCGGTCGTTTTTCGCTTCGCAAACAAAAAAAGGATGAGTCGAAGGAAACCGGGATATTCCAGCAATGGGCGGCTAAGCTGAAACCAAAACAGAGCCACGGTGAGAGCCAGCGCCAGCTGGCACTCGTAAGAAGCGTGAGCAAAATCATGAAGCACATCCCTGGGAAGGCTCGTGATATCCATACCTTTATTGCTGCACATCAGTTCTGGCTGAATGGTTCACAGGAGAATCTGGAACGCTTTCTCTCTCTTCTGGTTGACCGGTATGCTCCCGGATGGAAAGGGAAACTGCCGCAGGAGGATCCGCTCTTTTATCCCGATGCTGCCATCTGCCATCCCGAAGCGCCCGAACCATTTTTTACGGCTTCCAAATTTCTCGACTGGCAGCAAAAAAAGAGACCGGAGCTCAAGCTCGGTCCTGTAGCAATCCTTGCCATGCGATCAACCGTACTGAGTAAAAACACGGCGCACCTCGATGCTCTGGTTCGATCGTTTGAGAGGAAAGGGATCAACAGCTTTATCGCCTACAGCGGCGGGCTGGATTTTCGCCCGGCACTCGAACAGTTTTTCAATCCTGAAACACCCGGTTCACTGAAACCCTCACTGCTGGTAAACGCCACAGGATTTTCTCTTGTAGGGGGGCCTGCTGAAACAAAGGCTGCTGAGGCGGTTGCCGTGCTGAAAAAACTTGATATCCCCTGCTTCAATCTCATACCGCTCTCTTTTCAGCCCATCGAGCAGTGGCGTGAAAGCATGCTTGGCCTGACCCCACTGCAGACCGCACTGAGTGTAGCTGTGCCTGAACTGGACGGCACCATAGAGCCACAGGTCTATGCCGGTACAGAAACCGGAAGTGAGCAGACCGTTCCGCTTGTGCAGGAGATAGAGATCATTTCCCGCAGAGTCCAGCGACTGCTTAAACTTCAGCAGTCACCGCTGGCCGACAAAAAAATTGCTGTCGTTCTCTTCAATTTTCCGCCAAATCTCGGCAATGCAGGAACGGCTGCCTATCTCAATGTTTTCGAAAGCCTGCACCGCCTGCTCCTCGAAATGAACGCGGCAGGATATACCGTAGAGGTACCGGAAAGCGCTGAAGCGCTTAAAGATCTGCTGCTTGAGGGGAACCGGCTCATCTACGGCACTGACGGAAATGTGGAAGCCCATCTCCCCCTGGAAGAGTACCGAAGGCTCTTTCCGGCCTATGAGCGTATTGAGCCCTTCTGGGGCGACGCTCCGGGCGAAATTCTTAACGACAAAGTCCGTTTCCATATTCTCGGCTGCTCACTCGGCAATATCTTTATCGGTCAGCAGCCAAGTTTCGGTTACGAACGCGACCCGATGCGTCTTCTCATGGCCAAAGACGCAGCTCCGAACCATGCCTTTTCCGCCTTCTACACCTGGCTTGAACACGTTTTCAATGCTGATGCGGTTCTTCACTTCGGTACCCATGGAGCTCTTGAGTTCATGCCCGGCAAGCAGACCGGTCTTTCAGCCGCATGCTGGCCAAAACAACTGATCGGCTCTCTGCCGAACTTCTACTGCTACTCTGTCAATAATCCAAGCGAAGGTGCAATTGCCAAACGCCGGGGATTTGCCACCCTATTGAGTTACCTCTCCCCTCCGCTTGAACATGCCGGTCTCTACAAGGATTTGCGAAAGCTGAAGGATCTGGCTGCTGCTTTCCGCACGGCATCTTCCGATGAGCTGCTTCTTGAGATCAGGGAGCTGGCTGCCGCTCTTGAGCTCGACACCGCCGTGAATGAGTCAGAGACCGGGGAGTATATCACGCGGCTGCAAAGTGAACTCTACACCATAGAGGAACGGATGATTCCGCTCGGATTGCACATCATGGGTGAAGCGCAGGCACCAAACAGCCTCATTGATCATCTCACGCTTCTCTCGGCACACAGCCGCCCCGAACTTGACGGGATTTCACTCAACGAACTGATCTGCCGTCACCTGCACTATGACTTCCATCAACTGCAGGATCTTATGGGAAGTGACCGGGATGCACAGGTAAAATGGCAGGAAGTATCAGCAATCGCCCGTGAAGCAGTCAGGCTCTTTATAGGACATCTTGATCCTGAAAACCACCCCGATCTGCCTATAGCAAGGCTGCTTGAAGGAAGCCTTGCTGTCAGAATCACGGACGCTGATAACTATCTTCGTCGTGAAACCGGTATCAAGCCCGCAGAACTCCATCGCCTGTGGCACTTCCTGAACACAGTACTGATACATCTTGCCGACAACCGGGAACTCAAGGCTGTGCTGCACGCCCTTGAGGGAAAATTCACCCCTCCATCTCCCGGCAATGATCTGGTTCGCAATCCGGAGATCGTTCCGACAGGCCGTAACATTCACAGTCTCGACCCATACACGATCCCCTCCTCGTTTGCACAGCAGAGCGGGAAACGGCTTGCTGAAGAACTCCTTCTTCACTACCGGGAGGAGAGTGGCGAGCTGCCGGAATCCATCGCCCTGATCCTCTGGGGAACGGATAACCTCAAAAGTGATGGCGAGGGTATTGCCCAGGCACTCTCACTCATGGGAGTAAAAACCAAAACCGATGAACTGGGCAAGATCAGCGATGTCGAACTCATTCCCCTCAGCGAACTTGGTCGCCCGCGCATTGATGTCGTCATAACCATCAGCGGTATTTTCCGCGATCTGCTCTCCTTGCAGGTTCGATTGCTCGACAGGGCGGCACGGATGGCCGCGGCAGCAGATGAGCCGGAAGAGATGAACTTCATACGCAAGCATGTGCTGGCGGAGATGCAGGAGAGTGCATGCTCCTTTGAGGAGGCCTCGAACAGGGTCTATTCGAACGCTCCCGGAAGCTACGGTGCAAATGTCAATCACCTGGTGGAGAGCAGCAGCTGGGAGGAGGAGAACCAGCTTGCCGATGCCTTCGTCAGTCGCAAAAGTTTTGCCGTAACCCCGGCCGGAGAGTGGCAGGAGTGCCCTCAGGCCCTTCGCGCCGCACTGAAACATGTGACCCTCACTTTCCAGAATATTGACAGCTATGAAATCGGTATTTCTGATATTGATCATTATTATGAGTATCTTGGCGGAGTTTCAAAAACCGTGGAGCAGCTGAGTAAGGCAAAACCGAAGGTGATGGTGGGCGATATCAACGGTACGGGTAAAAAGCAGAGAATCTGTTCGCTTGAAAAAATGGTCTCGCTTGAAGCCCGCACCAAGCTGCTCAACCCGAAATGGTACGATGCCATGCTGGAACACGGTTATGAGGGAGTTCGTGAGATTGAGTCCCATCTCAGCAACACCTATGGATGGAGTGCTACGGCGTCAGCAGTAAAAAACTGGACTTACGATCAGTTCAGTGAAACATTCCTCCAGGATAAAGCCATGCTGGAACGCCTTACAGCTCTTAATCCGCATGCCACCATATCGATGACCCGGAGGCTGCTTGAGGCGCACTCTCGTGGATTCTGGGAAGCAGACGAGGGAACGATCGAGGAGCTGCAGGAGCTCTATGCAGACCTTGAAACAAGAATCGAAGGGGCTCATCAGTGA
- a CDS encoding DUF4438 domain-containing protein has protein sequence MLKTNEPHLVEFLLQCQPGQPRTRGNWEVDHHGTPFILPSIGGITLNVQAGDPAFGWQGDHIEPGVSCTADTQKPFEHPNVGVQIYSCAGNVATVVTGEAKGAEGRVLGHHGGSEHVIVDFTREVKEKLLYSDTIIIRGKGQGLKLTDYPAVTLFNLDPDLLQALKIRELEGGVLEVPVTTVVPAVCMGSGIGSAHVAKGDYDIMTSDGETVREYGIDKIRFGDFVALLDHDNRYGRAYRKGAISIGIVVHSDCMEAGHGPGVTTLMTCASPLIRPFIDPEANIADRLGFGTTLKKLA, from the coding sequence ATGCTTAAAACAAACGAACCGCATTTAGTGGAGTTTTTACTGCAGTGTCAGCCGGGGCAGCCGAGAACCAGAGGTAACTGGGAGGTTGACCACCACGGCACGCCGTTCATTCTTCCTTCAATCGGAGGTATTACCCTGAATGTTCAGGCGGGAGATCCGGCATTCGGATGGCAGGGGGATCATATAGAGCCGGGAGTAAGCTGTACTGCCGATACCCAGAAACCTTTCGAGCATCCCAACGTAGGCGTGCAGATCTACTCCTGTGCAGGCAATGTTGCCACCGTTGTCACCGGTGAGGCCAAAGGAGCTGAAGGTCGTGTTCTCGGCCATCATGGAGGGTCAGAGCATGTGATTGTCGATTTCACGCGTGAAGTAAAGGAGAAGCTGCTTTACAGCGATACCATTATTATCCGGGGGAAAGGTCAGGGGCTTAAGCTCACGGATTATCCGGCTGTTACCCTGTTCAATCTTGATCCCGACCTGCTTCAGGCCCTGAAGATCCGTGAACTTGAGGGTGGTGTGCTTGAAGTTCCGGTTACCACCGTTGTTCCTGCTGTCTGTATGGGTTCAGGTATCGGTTCCGCACACGTTGCAAAAGGTGATTATGATATTATGACGAGTGACGGTGAAACGGTCAGGGAGTATGGTATTGACAAAATCCGTTTCGGTGATTTTGTTGCGTTGCTGGATCATGATAATCGTTATGGAAGAGCATACCGCAAGGGCGCAATCTCTATCGGTATTGTCGTACACAGCGACTGCATGGAAGCCGGTCATGGACCGGGGGTTACTACGCTCATGACCTGTGCTTCGCCGCTTATCAGGCCGTTTATCGATCCTGAAGCCAATATTGCCGACCGACTTGGCTTTGGAACCACCCTGAAAAAGCTTGCCTGA
- the bchM gene encoding magnesium protoporphyrin IX methyltransferase — protein sequence MSSSSFNAEEHKKMLRSYFNGQGFQRWASIYGDDKLSSVRNTVRQGHAVMMDKAFDWLQKLGLPKGATVLDAGCGTGLFSIRLAKAGYKVKSVDIASQMVGKAKEEAIKQGVDRNIEFEVNTIESVSGTYDAVVCFDVLIHYPAEGFAEAFRNLSSLTKGSVIFTYAPYNNILAFQHWIGGYFPKKERRTTIQMIRDEEMQRAMEKAGMQVKSREKISFGFYHTMLMNASHK from the coding sequence ATGAGCAGTTCCTCTTTCAATGCTGAAGAGCACAAAAAAATGCTCCGTTCGTATTTCAATGGGCAGGGCTTCCAGCGCTGGGCCTCCATATACGGAGATGACAAACTCTCCTCCGTACGCAATACCGTCCGTCAGGGGCATGCGGTCATGATGGACAAGGCATTTGACTGGTTGCAGAAACTTGGACTGCCGAAAGGAGCAACCGTGCTTGATGCAGGATGCGGTACAGGACTTTTCAGCATCAGACTTGCAAAAGCCGGTTATAAGGTAAAGTCGGTAGATATAGCCTCGCAGATGGTAGGAAAGGCAAAAGAGGAGGCCATAAAGCAGGGTGTCGACAGAAACATCGAGTTTGAAGTCAATACCATTGAATCGGTCAGCGGCACCTATGATGCTGTGGTCTGTTTTGACGTGCTGATCCATTACCCTGCAGAAGGATTTGCCGAGGCCTTCCGGAATCTGAGCAGCCTGACAAAAGGGTCGGTTATTTTCACCTACGCTCCCTATAACAATATTCTTGCTTTCCAGCACTGGATCGGAGGCTACTTCCCAAAAAAGGAAAGGAGAACAACCATCCAGATGATCCGCGATGAGGAGATGCAACGGGCAATGGAAAAAGCCGGCATGCAGGTGAAAAGTCGCGAAAAGATCAGTTTTGGTTTTTATCACACCATGCTGATGAATGCATCTCACAAGTAG
- the arfB gene encoding alternative ribosome rescue aminoacyl-tRNA hydrolase ArfB — protein MQKITVREEELELHSMRSQGAGGQNVNKVESAVHLRFDIRASSLSDELKERLLALKDRRISKEGILVIKAQRYRTKEKNREDALQRLQSILESAAVIQKKRRETKPTGSSRQKRLESKEKRSAVKLLRGRIDW, from the coding sequence ATGCAGAAGATTACAGTCAGGGAAGAGGAGCTTGAACTGCACTCCATGCGTTCACAGGGCGCCGGTGGTCAGAATGTCAACAAGGTCGAGAGTGCAGTTCATCTCCGTTTTGATATCAGGGCATCATCGCTCTCTGATGAGCTCAAGGAGCGCCTGCTTGCCCTGAAGGACCGGCGTATTTCAAAAGAGGGTATCCTTGTTATTAAAGCGCAGCGTTATCGGACAAAGGAAAAAAATCGTGAAGATGCGCTCCAGCGGTTGCAGTCCATTCTTGAGAGTGCAGCGGTTATACAGAAAAAGCGCAGGGAGACCAAACCAACCGGCAGTTCACGGCAAAAAAGACTTGAAAGCAAGGAGAAACGCTCGGCAGTCAAGCTGCTGCGAGGGCGAATCGACTGGTAG
- a CDS encoding HAD-IA family hydrolase, translated as MSTILLDIGNVLVSVDFLSFCRGVLPDGSADEQSICQKYCQGELKSRFDRGMIAPYDYMAMIEADPATKSSSSLEIRVKWQNIFTPMLGAEYGVEILGREHRLWIMSDTDPLHFLFLLNNFPLLKGRERYYLSYEHGVLKNSPEAFRNLLSDSGVPAEEFLLIDDRPENCKAASEAGIRSIRFTSWPETLAAIT; from the coding sequence ATGAGTACTATTTTACTTGATATCGGCAATGTTCTTGTTTCGGTTGATTTTCTCTCTTTCTGCCGGGGAGTTCTTCCCGACGGGAGCGCTGACGAGCAGTCAATCTGTCAAAAATATTGTCAGGGAGAGCTTAAAAGCCGGTTTGATCGCGGAATGATTGCCCCTTATGACTACATGGCAATGATTGAAGCTGATCCGGCGACAAAGAGCAGCAGCAGCCTTGAGATTCGTGTGAAGTGGCAGAATATCTTTACCCCCATGCTCGGAGCGGAGTATGGCGTTGAGATTCTCGGAAGAGAGCACCGGCTCTGGATTATGAGTGATACCGATCCGCTCCACTTTCTCTTTCTTTTGAATAACTTTCCTCTTTTGAAAGGACGGGAACGCTACTATCTCTCTTATGAGCACGGAGTTCTTAAAAACTCCCCCGAGGCATTCCGCAATCTGCTTTCCGATTCAGGAGTTCCGGCAGAGGAGTTTCTGCTTATTGACGACAGGCCTGAAAACTGCAAAGCGGCTTCGGAAGCCGGTATACGAAGCATCCGGTTTACATCCTGGCCGGAAACCCTTGCGGCAATTACTTGA
- the trxA gene encoding thioredoxin, whose product MSEKYLAATDQNFTTEILESDKVALVDFWATWCGPCMMLGPVIEELAGEYAGRAVVAKVNVDENPATAARYGIRSIPSLLIFKNGQVVDQLLGAIPKNQISRKMDLHIA is encoded by the coding sequence ATGAGCGAAAAATATCTTGCGGCAACGGACCAGAATTTCACAACCGAGATTCTTGAGTCGGATAAAGTGGCTCTGGTTGATTTCTGGGCAACATGGTGCGGTCCTTGCATGATGCTTGGTCCGGTTATTGAAGAACTTGCCGGAGAGTATGCCGGCAGAGCAGTAGTAGCAAAAGTCAATGTTGATGAGAATCCTGCCACAGCAGCCCGGTATGGCATCCGAAGTATACCGAGCCTGCTTATTTTCAAGAACGGCCAGGTCGTAGATCAGTTGCTCGGCGCCATACCGAAAAACCAGATTTCGAGGAAAATGGATCTGCATATCGCATGA